GGCCGGAATTTCTGAGCAGTGGATATCTAAACTTCCTGCAAAACAACAAATGAAACAGCTGCTCGTTTTTTTCTTGTTTCTCCATCTGATTCCAGTCTTCAGTCTGGAACTGAAGCTGGATTCTGAAAGTGATTTCCGCCTGAGCGACTGCCGCCACGAAAAATTCGACAATCTGTCCAGACTCTATCTTTCTCAGACCGGAAATAATCACTATGAACAGATTGCCTTGAAAAGTTATTATCATGACGATGACGGAAATTTCAGCCTTGACAGGGCTTATCTGGAATGCTATCGGGGAGACAGCACTTATGTGGCAGGAAAACAGCGGATCTTCTGGGGTATCCCTCTTGTCTTCAACTTTGCAGACATCTTTACGCTGCCGGATCTGACAGACCCCAAAAAAGAACGGGATGGTGTCAAAGCTTTAAAATTCAGACAGAGTCTTGGCCAGACCTCGCGCCTGGAACTGGTTACAACCGACCGCGACCATTGCCACAATGACCAGGCAGGCCGCTATACTTTCACCAGAGGCAGATTCGAATACATGCTGAATCTGCTGTCTCATCACCTCGATCTTTCCCCAATCATGCCTGACCTGCATTTATCCTCCCGGGATCTGGTGCTGGAATTCAAGGGTGAGGTCAAAGTCGGGATCTGGGGTGAACTGGCCCTCAAGCATGTTGATCTCAATCAGCCGCTGAATCTTGCTTTTGCGCCTCACAGGCAGCTGATTTCAGTCCTGGGAATGGATTATACATTTGATGTGCACGGCAGAAGCCTTTATCTGATGGCCGAAGGTTACAGGAACAACGATACAGGCGACAAAGCCTGCTACCTGAATCCCAGATTTCAAATCACACAGACTGTTTCAGCCAGTGCACATGTTTATAAAGACTTGCTTAATCGCGGATCTTACCGGGGCGGGGGGATTGAATATGTGCTGAACGATTTTTATACCCTGGGTTTGGAATACAGGTGCAGCAGAAAGCTGACATCTCAGGTCCTGCTGACGACGGCCATGAATGATGGGGATGAAATCGTATTTTCAGTTAAAGCGAGTTTTTGAGATTTGTTACCTGAAATCGCTTAAACTCTGCTTGAAGTTGGTATGTTTGTAAGTCGGTATGTTAATATGTAGCGGAAGTCCGGCGAATTTTACTGATCAAATCTGCAAAACCTTGTGGGGTGGCCAGTGGTAACTTTTTGTCATCTGAGCTACTGCGAAGAAGAGAAAAAGTTTCCACAGGACAGGACCCGCCACAAATCACGGCTTACCTACAACTTCTGGCTGCACACCACAAAATTCGACGAACTTGATTTTTGAATGTTAAGGAGTTGCCTTGCCGCTGGTTAATGTAATCAATCTCAGCCGCCACTATGAACAGGGCGGAGCGACCGTCCTGGCTCTGGACGATGCCACCCTGGAGATAAATCCGGGTGAATTCACAGTCCTGGCCGGGCCTTCCGGTTCAGGCAAGACCACTTTTCTGAACCTCCTCGGCTGCATGGATACTCCAACCACGGGTAAAATCGTTATTGACGGCGAAGATGTCACTGCTTTCACTCCTCGACTGGCAGCCCTTTTCCGCAGAAAAAAGATCGGATTCGTATTCCAGCATTTTTATCTGATACCAGTATTGTCTGTCTATGAGAACGTGGAATTTTCCCTGGATCTGCTGGGTGGCCTCGCAGAAACTGAGAAAAAGGCGAAAGTCATGGAAACACTGGAACAGCTTGGAATCGCCGGCCTGGCTTCGCGAAGGCCGTCGCAGTTATCAGGCGGCCAGCAGCAGCGGGTGGCAATCGCCAGAGCGCTCGTGAAGGACCCGGTACTGATTCTGGCTGACGAACCTACAGCCAGCCTTGATTCAGTCAATGGCGAAGCGATTCTGAATGCCATGAAGGAACTGAATCAAAACCATGGTGTTACTATTGTTTTCTCCTCTCACGACAGGATGATAATCGAGATTGCGAAAAGAATCGTGCACCTGAAAGATGGACGAATCGACAGTATCGAGGTCAAAGCCTGAATGATCCTGAAACTATCCTGCCGTAACATCTTCCGCCAGAAAAAACGCACTGCACTCACGCTGATCACAGTGATCGTGGCGATCTGCTTCGCAGTGATCGGCGATGGATTGAATTCAGGTCTCAAATGGCAGCTCAAAAATGTCTATATCCATACCGAGACTTCCAGTCTGAAAATATATCGCAAAGACTTCAAACCAAAGGACGAAGACATAAACCCCCTTGAGCATCCATTCCTGAATTTTGATGAGATAGATAAACTGGTCAGCAGTACTGCCTGGATAAAAGCTTCATCAGCACGGATCTCTTTCACCGGTTCAGCCGTCTCTTCAGGTCTGGAACTGCCCTGCAGATTTCTCGGCATTGATGGGGAACGCGAAAATGCAGTCTTCAACAGGAAAAACGACCTGGTTTCAGGACAGTTTCTGGATCCTGCGGACAGCACTTCAGTCGTGATCGGCATGGAGCTGGCGGCTCTTCTGTCAGTTAAAACCGGCGATTTCGTCACCATAATCGCCCGTACCAGCCTGAAAGCGATCAATGCTTACGACTGCCGGATATGCGGCATCATCCGCACAGGCAATCCCATGATTGATTCCAGCCAGATTTTCCTCTCCCGCGGCTTTGCTTCAGATTTTGTGCAGTCAGGCCCGACTGAAATCGCAGTGCTGGCTGATACTCAGGACGATTTTAGACTTTTCCCTCTTACCGATAAACTCAATGCCTCATTCTCATCCCATGATGCCAGGGCTGACAGCTGGCTGGTCGAGCTTGCAGACCTGTTTAGCCTGATCAGGATGAGAGAGAAGATTTTTGCGATCATTGT
The window above is part of the Candidatus Wallbacteria bacterium genome. Proteins encoded here:
- a CDS encoding ABC transporter ATP-binding protein, with translation MPLVNVINLSRHYEQGGATVLALDDATLEINPGEFTVLAGPSGSGKTTFLNLLGCMDTPTTGKIVIDGEDVTAFTPRLAALFRRKKIGFVFQHFYLIPVLSVYENVEFSLDLLGGLAETEKKAKVMETLEQLGIAGLASRRPSQLSGGQQQRVAIARALVKDPVLILADEPTASLDSVNGEAILNAMKELNQNHGVTIVFSSHDRMIIEIAKRIVHLKDGRIDSIEVKA
- a CDS encoding FtsX-like permease family protein, whose amino-acid sequence is MILKLSCRNIFRQKKRTALTLITVIVAICFAVIGDGLNSGLKWQLKNVYIHTETSSLKIYRKDFKPKDEDINPLEHPFLNFDEIDKLVSSTAWIKASSARISFTGSAVSSGLELPCRFLGIDGERENAVFNRKNDLVSGQFLDPADSTSVVIGMELAALLSVKTGDFVTIIARTSLKAINAYDCRICGIIRTGNPMIDSSQIFLSRGFASDFVQSGPTEIAVLADTQDDFRLFPLTDKLNASFSSHDARADSWLVELADLFSLIRMREKIFAIIVGFILIMAAAGIANTMLMAMLERKREIGILMAGGMSRREILSLFLSEGTFIGLLGSLIGMCLGAAIVHYYQIHGIRVPADITKVGGDFPVRDMFYPYLNWSMALFYFLIGSGVAMLSSLYPAWRALQLDPVEAIKG